From uncultured Pseudodesulfovibrio sp.:
TCATCTGGGGATTGGGAGCACTTCTGGCCGTCTATTCCACTGGCGCAGCGTGGCTCAAATTCGCCCTGAATTTAAGCTGGCATAAAGCTCTCATGGCGGGCGTGGTTCCATTTATCCCATGGGACGCCATCAAAATTGTGGCCGCCGTAGCCTGTTGCAAGTACCTTATCCGTTTGAACCTTCTGCCAGGGCAACGATAGCCAATTCATCATGCACGTCAAAGGATTCCCCCTCCATACGGACTCAAAGTCCATGGCCTTTGTACGCAGCTTCATGCGCTGCTATCTGGCTGGTGCGGGATTCAACACACGTGGCATGCAAAACATCGGTCTCATGTACGCCATGCAACCGGGACTTACGGCCATTCACTCTGACCCTAAAAAACTCCGAGCGGCCCTCAAGCGATATGTCCGACATTATCAATCCCATCCTTTCTGGACGCCATGCCTTGTCGGCATCTTGCTCAACGTGGAACAAGCCATTGCCACTGACCATTTTCCACCCAAAATGCTGGCAAAGGTCAAAGATACGACATCGTATTCCCTATCCGCCATCGGAGACTCGGTTTTCGCCGGAAGCTTGCTGATTTTCTGGGCAATGTTGTCCATCTGCTTGTTGCTCAGTGGTTACTCTCACCTTGCTTTTGCCATTGGACTGTTGTTCCTCGCGGCATTACAGGCATTCCGCATCTATACGTTCACCTGCGGAGTACGTCAGGGATTTAAATTTCTGAAACAACTCAAACAATGGGATCTGATCAACTGGGGACGTCGAGTCAAATACGCCAATGCAGCGTTGCTTCTCTGGCTTTGGACGCTCATCTGGCCACGCCCCTATCAATGGTGGGAACTTTTGCTTGGCGTCAGTGCATTACTTCTGTTTGGCCGTTTTGTACGAACGGGATTAGTGTCCCGCGTACTGGCCGTGGCCGTCTTTGTCGGCCTCGTCGATCTTTTCACTTGGATCAACGAAACAGGCTGGACTGGATTTGCCTTGTGATTTTCCTTTCAATCAGACATAAAAAAGGTTTGAATAGGTAGGTATATATATGACGGACGAAACCACAACAGACTCGGCCACAGGAGATTTTATCTCCCGGCAAGTAATTGTCGCCAGTGAAAACGGACTCCATGCCCGTCCCGCTGGTCGTCTTGCCCAAGAGGCACAGTCCTTTGAATCCGCTATCACATTGGTCCATCAGGACCAGGAAGCGGATGCCAAGTCCATTCTCGACATCCTCACCCTTGCCGCCGAACCGGGCCACGTGCTCGAACTACGAGCAGCAGGAGCAGATGCCGAAGAGGCGCTCACGCGGCTCGAACAACTGTTCAAAAACAAATTCGAGGGATAAATGGCTGGCGCGATTATCACAGGCATACCGGTTGCCACAGGCATAGCGATTGGCAAGGCCTATTTCGTCAACCGGAACCACATGGCACACCTGCCCCGGCAGACAGTGGCAGCGGCTTTGGTGCCTGATGAAATCATCCGTCTCAAGGACGCTTTCACCACAGTCGAAAACGAACTGACTGTTATCCGTGAGCAGGTTCCTGAGGAACTGAAGAGTCACGGGTCTCTTATCGACACTCATCTGATGATGCTCAAGGACCCCAAGCTCTCCAGCACAGCCGAAGGGTACATTAAATCACTCGGACTGAACGCGGCTTGGGCACTCGAAAAAGCCGTGGCCGACCAGGAAGCGGCATTCGGAGCCATCCATGACCAATATATTCGCGAACGCATGCAGGACGTGCGTGTGGTGGCCGACAGAGTTCAGACCAAACTTATGGGTGTTGAAACCGACCTGACCGCCATCTCTGGTCGTGCCATCATCATGGCCCATGACCTGACACCTGCCGACACCGTCGAGCTGCAGGTCGACAAAATCATGGCATTTGCCACTGTCCGCGGCGGCAAGACCTCGCATACCGGCATCATGGCCCGCTCCTTGGCTATCCCCGCTCTGGTGGGTGTGGACAAGCTTGAAGACTCAGTACGTGACGGCGATCTGGTCATCATCGATGGATTGGCTGGGAAAATCATCGTCAATCCCACCGAATCGGAACTCGAAGATTACACCGAACGGGCCGCCAAATTCGAAACGTACTCCCGCAAGATCAAACGCCAATGCCATCTCCCGGCAGAAACCTTTGACGGTTCGCGCGTTCAGGTACTGTCCAACATCGAATTGGTGGAGGAAGTGGCCGCGGTTCTGGACAACGGCGGCGAGGGTGTCGGTCTGTACCGCACGGAATACGCCTATCTGAACAGGACAGAACTGCCCACGGAAGAAGAGTTAACCGAGAAATATATCGACCTCGCTTCCATCATGTATCCACGAAAGGTAGTCTTCCGTACACTGGACCTTGGATCTGACAAATTTATCGCTTCTTTCGGTGAACTGAACGAAGCAAATCCGGCCATGGGACTGCGTGCCATCCGTTTCTGCCTCAAAAATCCACAGCTGTTCAAGACCCAGCTTCGGGCCATCCTGCGGGCTTCGGCCTACGGTAACGTTTCCATGATGTTCCCCATGATTTCAGGGGTCAAGGAAGTGCGTCAGGCCAAGGCATGGCTTGCTCAGGCCAAGGCGGAACTGCGCCGTGAAGGTCTCGACTACAACCCGAATATGCCCGTAGGCACCATGATTGAGTTGCCAGCAGCCGTCATGATCGCCGACTTCCTGGCGCACGAGGTCGATTTCTTTTCCATCGGTACCAATGACCTCATTCAGTACTCTATCGGCGTGGACAGAACAAACCGGCATGTATCCTACCTGTACCAGCCGCTCCATCCCGCCACTCTGCGCGCCATCAAATTGGTAGTTGACGCGGCCCATCAGGCCGGCATAGAAGTGTCGCTCTGTGGCGAAGTGGCGTCCGATCCGTTCTGCGTACCCATTCTACTCGGCATGGGCATCGACTCCATTTCAATGACCCCACAGGCCATTCCCGGCATCAAGCGGATTATCCGGCAAATCAACATGCACGATTGCCGAATTCTCCTTAAAGACGTGCTGGAATGCCGCACTGTCAGCCGCATTAATAATCTGGTAATGGACAATGTTTTCAAACACTTCCCAGAAGAAGTATCCTTTTTCTCGTCCCTACTGGAAAACGACGAGCTGCCTTCCTAGGCGAATCACATGGCAAAAAAGAACAAAAGAAAAGTATCAGCAAATACCATTGGCACCAACAAGCAGGCCCGTCGGTTATACGAGATCCTCGAAACTTTCGAGGCTGGCATCTCTCTGGTTGGAAGTGAAGTCAAATCATTGCGTGCCGGGCAGGTTTCGTTCAAGGACGGCTACGTCCAATTCCGTGACGCCTCCGCCTATCTGATAGGCGTGCACATCGCGCCCTATGACAAGACCGGTGTATATGATCAGCACGACCCGGAACGTCCTCGCCAGTTGTTGCTGCACAAGCAGGAAATAGCCATGCTCAAGGCCAAGACTGAGCAAAAAGGACTCTCCGTAATTCCCATGAAGATGTATTTCAGTCGCGGCAAGGTCAAAGTGCAGATTGGTCTGGGCCGAGGCAAAAACGTCCATTCCAAGAAGCAGGATCTCAAGGACCGCGATA
This genomic window contains:
- the ptsP gene encoding phosphoenolpyruvate--protein phosphotransferase — translated: MAGAIITGIPVATGIAIGKAYFVNRNHMAHLPRQTVAAALVPDEIIRLKDAFTTVENELTVIREQVPEELKSHGSLIDTHLMMLKDPKLSSTAEGYIKSLGLNAAWALEKAVADQEAAFGAIHDQYIRERMQDVRVVADRVQTKLMGVETDLTAISGRAIIMAHDLTPADTVELQVDKIMAFATVRGGKTSHTGIMARSLAIPALVGVDKLEDSVRDGDLVIIDGLAGKIIVNPTESELEDYTERAAKFETYSRKIKRQCHLPAETFDGSRVQVLSNIELVEEVAAVLDNGGEGVGLYRTEYAYLNRTELPTEEELTEKYIDLASIMYPRKVVFRTLDLGSDKFIASFGELNEANPAMGLRAIRFCLKNPQLFKTQLRAILRASAYGNVSMMFPMISGVKEVRQAKAWLAQAKAELRREGLDYNPNMPVGTMIELPAAVMIADFLAHEVDFFSIGTNDLIQYSIGVDRTNRHVSYLYQPLHPATLRAIKLVVDAAHQAGIEVSLCGEVASDPFCVPILLGMGIDSISMTPQAIPGIKRIIRQINMHDCRILLKDVLECRTVSRINNLVMDNVFKHFPEEVSFFSSLLENDELPS
- a CDS encoding PTS system mannose/fructose/sorbose family transporter subunit IID — encoded protein: MHVKGFPLHTDSKSMAFVRSFMRCYLAGAGFNTRGMQNIGLMYAMQPGLTAIHSDPKKLRAALKRYVRHYQSHPFWTPCLVGILLNVEQAIATDHFPPKMLAKVKDTTSYSLSAIGDSVFAGSLLIFWAMLSICLLLSGYSHLAFAIGLLFLAALQAFRIYTFTCGVRQGFKFLKQLKQWDLINWGRRVKYANAALLLWLWTLIWPRPYQWWELLLGVSALLLFGRFVRTGLVSRVLAVAVFVGLVDLFTWINETGWTGFAL
- the smpB gene encoding SsrA-binding protein SmpB, with protein sequence MAKKNKRKVSANTIGTNKQARRLYEILETFEAGISLVGSEVKSLRAGQVSFKDGYVQFRDASAYLIGVHIAPYDKTGVYDQHDPERPRQLLLHKQEIAMLKAKTEQKGLSVIPMKMYFSRGKVKVQIGLGRGKNVHSKKQDLKDRDISRDTARQLAAYK
- a CDS encoding HPr family phosphocarrier protein, yielding MTDETTTDSATGDFISRQVIVASENGLHARPAGRLAQEAQSFESAITLVHQDQEADAKSILDILTLAAEPGHVLELRAAGADAEEALTRLEQLFKNKFEG